The Streptomyces sp. DG1A-41 genomic sequence TACGTCACCCAGGCCCCGTCCGTCTACGACGACCTGACGGTCCGCCAGAACCTCGACTACTTCGCCGCGATACTCGACCCCGGCAGGTCCGCCGCCGCACGCCGCGACGACAACGTCACCCGCGCGATAGCCGACGTCGACCTCACCCCCCACGCCGACGCCCTGGCCGGCAACCTCTCCGGCGGCCAGCGCAGCCGCGTCTCCCTGGCCGTAGCCCTCCTCGGCACCCCCGAACTCCTGGTCCTCGACGAACCGACCGTCGGCCTCGACCCGGTCCTGCGCCGCGACCTGTGGACCCTCTTCCACGACATCGCGGCTAGCCGCGGCGCGACACTCCTTGTCTCCTCCCACGTCATGGACGAGGCCGAGCGCTGCCACCGCCTCCTCCTCATGCGCGAGGGCGAGCTCCTCGCCGACGACACCCCCGACGCCCTGCGCACCCGCACCGGCGCGGACACGGTCGAGGAGGCCTTCCTGCACCTGGTGGACGAGGCAAAGGCGGCAGCCCGCACCGAGGAGACGACGCGATGACCACCACGACCACCGCCACGATCACCCCCACCCCACCGAGGGCCCTGAACGCCTCCCGCACCACCGCCACCGCAACCCGCGTCCTGCGCCAGCTCGCCCACGACCCCCGCACCATCGCGCTGCTGATCCTCATCCCCTGCGTGATGCTGCTCCTGCTGCGCTACGTCTTCGACGGCAGCCCGCGCACCTTCGACAGCATCGGCGCGTCCCTGCTCGGGATCTTCCCGCTGATCACGATGTTCCTGGTGACCTCCATCGCCACCCTGCGCGAACGCACCTCGGGCACCCTCGAACGCCTCCTCGCCATGCCCCTCGGCAAAGGCGACCTCATCGCCGGCTACGCCCTGGCCTTCGGCACCCTCGCGATCATCCAGTCCGCCCTGGCCACGGGCCTCGCGGTCTGGTTCCTCGGCCTCGACGTGAACGGCAGCCCCTGGCTCCTGCTCCTGGTGGCCCTCCTCGACGCCCTCCTCGGCACGGCCCTCGGTCTCTTCGTCTCGGCCTTCGCGGCCTCGGAATTCCAGGCCGTCCAGTTCATGCCGGCGGTGATCTTCCCCCAGCTCCTCCTCTGCGGCCTGTTCACGCCCCGCGACAACATGCACCCGGTCCTGGAGGCCATCTCCGACGTCCTCCCCATGTCCTACGCGGTGGACGGCATGAACGAGGTCCTCCGCCACACGGACATGACCGCCACGTTCGTCCGCGACACCCTGGTAGTGGCCGGCTGCGCCCTGCTGGTCCTGGCCCTGGGCGCGGCGACACTACGACGCAGGACGGCATAAGCCGACAGCACCGCCCGGGGCAACCCCCACCGGCACCTCCCCCGACATCCCGCCCAGCGGACACCCAAGCCGCCGGCACCTCTCCGGTGCGAGGATGTACCCCGGACGACGCACCCCCGGAGGCACCCCGCGCCATGACCCAGAAAGTCGCAGTCCTCGGCACCGGCAAGATCGGCGAAGCCCTGCTCAGCGGAATGATCCGAGCCGGCTGGACCCCGGCCGACCTCCTGGTCACCACCCGCCGCCAGGAACGAGCCGAAGAACTCCGCACCCGCTACGGCGTCACCCCGGTCACCAACCCGGAAGCCGCGAAGATCGCCGACACCCTGATCCTCACGGTCAAACCGCAGGACATGGGCACCCTCCTCGACGAACTCGCCCCGCACGTCCCCGCCGACCGCCTGGTCATCAGCGGAGCCGCCGGCATCCCCACCGCGTACTTCGAGGAACGCCTCGCCCCCGGCACCCCGGTCGTCCGCGTCATGACGAACACCCCCGCCCTGGTCGACGAGGCGATGTCCGTCATCTCCGCCGGCACCCACGCCACCGCCGACCACCTCGCCCACACCGAGGAGATCTTCGGCGCCGTCGGCAAGACGCTCCGTGTCCCCGAGTCCCAGCAGGACGCCTGCACGGCCCTCTCCGGCTCCGGCCCGGCCTACTTCTTCTACCTGGTCGAAGCCATGACCGACGCCGGCATCCTCCTCGGCCTGCCCCGCGACAAGGCCCACGACCTGATCGTCCAGTCCGCGATCGGCGCCGCGACGATGCTCCGCGACAGCGGTGAACACCCCGTCAAGCTCCGCGAGAACGTCACGTCCCCCGCCGGCACGACGATCAACGCCATCCGCGAACTCGAGAACCACGGCGTACGAGCCGCCCTCATCGCCGCCCTCGAAGCCGCCCGCGACCGCAGCCGCGCCCTGGCCACCGGCAACAACAGCTGAGCCCTGCGGGGGCCGAGGGCGACCCGCCCCCGACCCCCGCACCACTCACGCCCTCAGCACGGCCCCACCCGCGTCCGCAGCCTCCGGCACGGCAGGCAGCAACCCGATCGCGCGATAAGCGGCATCCACGGTCGGCCGAGCCATCCCGCGGGCCCGCTCCGCACCGTCCCGCAGCACGCGCTCCACATAACCGGGATCCGCACACAACTCCTTGTGCCGCGCCTGCACGGGCCTGAGCACCTCGACCACAGCCTCCGCGGTGTCCTTCTTCAAGTCCCCGTACGACGCGTACGTACCGCTCAGCTCCTCCGGACTCCCACCCGAGCACGCCGCGAGAATCTCCAGCAGATTGGCGAGCCCCGGCCGGGCCTCCCGGTCGTACACGACCTCCCGCCCACTGTCGGTGACGGCCCGCACGACCTTCTTCCGCACCACGTCCGGCTCGTCCAGCAGATAGACGATCCCCGGCCCGACGTCATCGCTCTTGCCCATCTTCGACGTCGGATCCTGCAAGTTCATCACCCGAGCCGCCACCCCCGGGCGCGTGGCCCGAGGCACCACGAACGTATGCCCGTACCGCTGGTTGAACCGCACCGCCAGATCCCGCGTGAGCTCCACATGCTGCACCTGGTCGTCCCCGACCGGCACCTCGTCAGCCCCGTACGCCAGGATGTCCGCCGCCATCAGCACGGGATACGTCAGCAGCGACAGCCGCACACTCCCACCCCGCCGCTGCTCCCGCGCGGCCTTCTCCTTGTACTGGATCATCCGCCGCATCTCACCGTCGGTGGCCACGCACTCCAGCACGTAGGACAGCCGGGCGTGCTCGTCCACATGACTCTGCACGAACAGCGTGCAGAGCTCCGGATCAAGCCCGGACGCCAGCAACAAGGTCGCCGCCTGCCGGCTCAGCCTGCGTACCCGCGCTGGATCGTGGTCCACGGTCAGCGCGTGCAGATCGACGACGCAGAACAAGGCGTCGGCCTCGTACTGGTCGACGGCAGCCCACCGCCGCATGGCTCCCAGGTAGTTCCCCAGCGTCAGATGCCCCGTCGGCTTGACCCCGCTGAAGACCCGTGTCATCTCTCCTCCACCTCCTGGCCGGGACCGCCGCCCCGGCGGCCGCCCCTGGAGGGAGAAACAAGAACGGCCGCCGAAACGGCGGCCGTTGAGTGCATACGTGCGAACGGCCGCCGTCAGGCGGCCCACCACAGCTGGAGGCACGTACGCGTCGTCATGCACCCCACAGTACGCCCCGGGAGTGCCGTCCGCCCTTGAGTTGACACGCCCGGACCCCATCCGTAGTGTTCTCCGAGTTGTCCGACGTGAGCGCCGACTCCGGTCGGTCCCCGGACAGCCACTCCGCAGGTACCAACCACTACTCGACGCAGTAGTTCTGTCGTCGTTTCATTGGCATGTGTATTTACGGGATGAGGAATCCCCCGTTCGAAAGGACGCGGCCCCCGATTGGCTCGGGAGCCGAGGAATCCGCTAAAGTCTCACTCGTCGGAACGGCCCAACAGCCGAGAAGGCAAACCCTGCTGACAGGGAATCAGGCCCGAGAGGATCTGATAGAGTCAGAGTCGCCGGAAAGGGAAACGCGGAAGCGGGAACCTGGAAAGCACCGAGGAAATCGGATCGAAAAGGATCTGATAGAGTCGGAAACGCAAGACCGAAGGGAAGCGCCCGGAGGAAAGCCCGAGAGGGTGAGTACAAAGGAAGCGACCGTTCCTTGAGAACTCAACAGCGTGCCAAAAGTCAACGCCAGATATGTTGATACCCCGTCTCCAGCATCTGCTGGGGCGAGGTTCCTTTGAAAAAACACAGCGAGGACGCTGTGAACGGTCGGATTATTCCTCCGACTGTTCCGCTCTCGTGGTGTCGACCGGATTACCGGTACACATTCACGGAGAGTTTGATCCTGGCTCAGGACGAACGCTGGCGGCGTGCTTAACACATGCAAGTCGAACGATGAACCACTTCGGTGGGGATTAGTGGCGAACGGGTGAGTAACACGTGGGCAATCTGCCCTGCACTCTGGGACAAGCCCTGGAAACGGGGTCTAATACCGGATATGAGTCTCCATCGCATGGTGGGGGCTGTAAAGCTCCGGCGGTGCAGGATGAGCCCGCGGCCTATCAGCTTGTTGGTGAGGTAACGGCTCACCAAGGCGACGACGGGTAGCCGGCCTGAGAGGGCGACCGGCCACACTGGGACTGAGACACGGCCCAGACTCCTACGGGAGGCAGCAGTGGGGAATATTGCACAATGGGCGAAAGCCTGATGCAGCGACGCCGCGTGAGGGATGACGGCCTTCGGGTTGTAAACCTCTTTCAGCAGGGAAGAAGCGAAAGTGACGGTACCTGCAGAAGAAGCGCCGGCTGAACTACGTGCCAGCAGCCGCGGTAATACGTAGGGCGCGAGCGTTGTCCGGAATTATTGGGCGTAAAGAGCTCGTAGGCGGCTTGTCACGTCGGTTGTGAAAGCCCGGGGCTTAACCCCGGGTCTGCAGTCGATACGGGCAGGCTAGAGTTCGGTAGGGGAGATCGGAATTCCTGGTGTAGCGGTGAAATGCGCAGATATCAGGAGGAACACCGGTGGCGAAGGCGGATCTCTGGGCCGATACTGACGCTGAGGAGCGAAAGCGTGGGGAGCGAACAGGATTAGATACCCTGGTAGTCCACGCCGTAAACGGTGGGCACTAGGTGTGGGCAACATTCCACGTTGTCCGTGCCGCAGCTAACGCATTAAGTGCCCCGCCTGGGGAGTACGGCCGCAAGGCTAAAACTCAAAGGAATTGACGGGGGCCCGCACAAGCGGCGGAGCATGTGGCTTAATTCGACGCAACGCGAAGAACCTTACCAAGGCTTGACATACACCGGAAAACCCTGGAGACAGGGTCCCCCTTGTGGTCGGTGTACAGGTGGTGCATGGCTGTCGTCAGCTCGTGTCGTGAGATGTTGGGTTAAGTCCCGCAACGAGCGCAACCCTTGTCCCGTGTTGCCAGCAGGCCCTTGTGGTGCTGGGGACTCACGGGAGACCGCCGGGGTCAACTCGGAGGAAGGTGGGGACGACGTCAAGTCATCATGCCCCTTATGTCTTGGGCTGCACACGTGCTACAATGGCCGGTACAATGAGCTGCGATACCGCGAGGTGGAGCGAATCTCAAAAAGCCGGTCTCAGTTCGGATTGGGGTCTGCAACTCGACCCCATGAAGTCGGAGTCGCTAGTAATCGCAGATCAGCATTGCTGCGGTGAATACGTTCCCGGGCCTTGTACACACCGCCCGTCACGTCACGAAAGTCGGTAACACCCGAAGCCGGTGGCCCAACCCCCTTGTGGGGAGGGAGCTGTCGAAGGTGGGACTGGCGATTGGGACGAAGTCGTAACAAGGTAGCCGTACCGGAAGGTGCGGCTGGATCACCTCCTTTCTAAGGAGCACTTCTCACCGATCCCTTCGGGGTGAGGTCAGAGGCCAGTACATCAGCGAGTGTCTGATGCTGGTTGCTCATGGGTGGAACGTTGACTACTCGGCCAGGACCTCGGGTCGGAGGCTGCTAGTACTGCTCGTAAGAGCGTGGAACGCACGATCTCCGGGCGGGAGCTGGCCGGGCACGCTGTTGGGTGTCTGAGGGAATGGATTTTTCCTCGGCGCCGGCCCCAGTGAACTCGCCCTCAGGGGTGGGGTGATGGGTGGCTGGTCGTTGTTTGAGAACTGCACAGTGGACGCGAGCATCTGTGGCCAAGTTTTTAAGGGCGCACGGTGGATGCCTTGGCACCAGGAACCGATGAAGGACGTGGGAGGCCACGATAGGCCCCGGGGAGTCGTCAACCAGGCTTTGATCCGGGGGTGTCCGAATGGGGAAACCCGGCAGTCGTCATGGGCTGTCACCCGCTGCTGAACACATAGGCAGTGTGGAGGGAACGCGGGGAAGTGAAACATCTCAGTACCCGCAGGAAGAGAAAACAACCGTGATTCCGGGAGTAGTGGCGAGCGAAACCGGATGAGGCCAAACCGTATGCGTGTGAGACCCGGCAGGGGTTGCGTATACGGGGTTGTGGGATCTCTCTTTCACGGTCTGCCGGCCGTGAGACGAGTCAGAAACCGTTGATGTAGGCGAAGGACATGCGAAAGGTCCGGCGTAGAGGGTAAGACCCCCGTAGTCGAAACGTCAGCGGCTCGTTTGAGAGACACCCAAGTAGCACGGGGCCCGAGAAATCCCGTGTGAATCTGGCGGGACCACCCGCTAAGCCTAAATATTCCCTGGTGACCGATAGCGGATAGTACCGTGAGGGAATGGTGAAAAGTACCCCGGGAGGGGAGTGAAATAGTACCTGAAACCGTGTGCCTACAAGCCGTGGGAGCGTCGGATGGAAGCTTGCTTCCATCTCGTGACTGCGTGCCTTTTGAAGAATGAGCCTGCGAGTTTGCGGTGTGTTGCGAGGTTAACCCGGGTGGGGTAGCCGTAGCGAAAGCGAGTCCGAATAGGGCGTTTGAGTAGCACGCTCAAGACCCGAAGCGGAGTGATCTAGCCATGGGCAGGTTGAAGCGGAGGTAAGACTTCGTGGAGGACCGAACCCACCAGGGTTGAAAACCTGGGGGATGACCTGTGGTTAGGGGTGAAAGGCCAATCAAACTCCGTGATAGCTGGTTCTCCCCGAAATGCATTTAGGTGCAGCGTCGTGTGTTTCTTGCCGGAGGTAGAGCACTGGATAGGCGATGGGCCCTACCGGGTTACTGACCTTAGCCAAACTCCGAATGCCGGTAAGTGAGAGCGCGGCAGTGAGACTGTGGGGGATAAGCTCCATGGTCGAGAGGGAAACAGCCCAGAGCATCGACTAAGGCCCCTAAGCGTACGCTAAGTGGGAAAGGATGTGGAGTCGCAGAGACAACCAGGAGGTTGGCTTAGAAGCAGCCACCCTTGAAAGAGTGCGTAATAGCTCACTGGTCTAGTGATTCCGCGCCGACAATGTAGCGGGGCTCAAGCGTACCGCCGAAGTCGTGTCATTCATACAACAGCCCCAACGGGTGTGTGGATGGGTAGGGGAGCGTCGTGTGCCGGGTGAAGCAGCCGCGTAAGCGAGTTGTGGACGGTTCACGAGTGAGAATGCAGGCATGAGTAGCGATTCACACGTGAGAAACGTGTGCGCCGATTGACTAAGGGTTCCTGGGTCAAGCTGATCTGCCCAGGGTAAGTCGGGACCTAAGGCGAGGCCGACAGGCGTAGTCGATGGATAACCGGTTGATATTCCGGTACCCGCTGTGAAGCGTCAAACATCGAGCCCGCTGATGCTAAGGCCGTGAAGCCGCCCTGGAGCCTTCGGGCGAAGGGGAGTGGTGGAGCCGCCGGACCAAGGTGGTAGTAGGTGAGTGATGGGGTGACGCAGGAAGGTAGTCCATCCCGGGCGGTGGTTGTCCCGGGGTAAGGGTGTAGGACGTCAGGTAGGTAAATCCGCCTGGCAATAGTCTGAGACCTGATGCCGAGCCGATTGTGGTGAAGTGGATGATCCTATGCTGTCGAGAAAAGCCTCTAGCGAGTTTCATGGCGGCCCGTACCCTAAACCGACTCAGGTGGTCAGGTAGAGAATACCGAGGCGTTCGGGTGAACTATGGTTAAGGAACTCGG encodes the following:
- the trpS gene encoding tryptophan--tRNA ligase, with product MTRVFSGVKPTGHLTLGNYLGAMRRWAAVDQYEADALFCVVDLHALTVDHDPARVRRLSRQAATLLLASGLDPELCTLFVQSHVDEHARLSYVLECVATDGEMRRMIQYKEKAAREQRRGGSVRLSLLTYPVLMAADILAYGADEVPVGDDQVQHVELTRDLAVRFNQRYGHTFVVPRATRPGVAARVMNLQDPTSKMGKSDDVGPGIVYLLDEPDVVRKKVVRAVTDSGREVVYDREARPGLANLLEILAACSGGSPEELSGTYASYGDLKKDTAEAVVEVLRPVQARHKELCADPGYVERVLRDGAERARGMARPTVDAAYRAIGLLPAVPEAADAGGAVLRA
- the proC gene encoding pyrroline-5-carboxylate reductase; the protein is MTQKVAVLGTGKIGEALLSGMIRAGWTPADLLVTTRRQERAEELRTRYGVTPVTNPEAAKIADTLILTVKPQDMGTLLDELAPHVPADRLVISGAAGIPTAYFEERLAPGTPVVRVMTNTPALVDEAMSVISAGTHATADHLAHTEEIFGAVGKTLRVPESQQDACTALSGSGPAYFFYLVEAMTDAGILLGLPRDKAHDLIVQSAIGAATMLRDSGEHPVKLRENVTSPAGTTINAIRELENHGVRAALIAALEAARDRSRALATGNNS
- a CDS encoding ABC transporter ATP-binding protein, translated to MMNNAPGPPRPDTTPEPTAAHTENPTAIHAENLTVTRGPRTVLRNLGFTVPRGQITGLLGPSGCGKSTLMRAIVGTQAKVTGTLDVLGHPAGHPTLRTRIGYVTQAPSVYDDLTVRQNLDYFAAILDPGRSAAARRDDNVTRAIADVDLTPHADALAGNLSGGQRSRVSLAVALLGTPELLVLDEPTVGLDPVLRRDLWTLFHDIAASRGATLLVSSHVMDEAERCHRLLLMREGELLADDTPDALRTRTGADTVEEAFLHLVDEAKAAARTEETTR
- a CDS encoding ABC transporter permease; protein product: MTTTTTATITPTPPRALNASRTTATATRVLRQLAHDPRTIALLILIPCVMLLLLRYVFDGSPRTFDSIGASLLGIFPLITMFLVTSIATLRERTSGTLERLLAMPLGKGDLIAGYALAFGTLAIIQSALATGLAVWFLGLDVNGSPWLLLLVALLDALLGTALGLFVSAFAASEFQAVQFMPAVIFPQLLLCGLFTPRDNMHPVLEAISDVLPMSYAVDGMNEVLRHTDMTATFVRDTLVVAGCALLVLALGAATLRRRTA